TCCATTTCCAGATTGTCATTTGAAGAGCCTGAATCTGTCTGAATCCCATCATCAAATTCAGATCCGCGGCATGCCTGAaaccataatagcaatagcatttagacttatataccgcttcacagtgttttacagccctctctaagcggtttacagagtgtcagcatattgcccccagcaatctgggtcctcattttaccgaccttggaaggatggaaggctgagtctaccttgagcccactgagattcgatctgccaagctgctggcagctggtgatcagcagaagtaacttgcaatactgcactctaaccactgcgccaccaaagcTCCTTAATGTTAAATAGTAGGCATAATTCTCATATGTGTAAATGGCACATAGTAAACAAAAATTATGACACATTATGATAGTTCTCTAGCAAATTCATGTGGCAATTAAAGAAATATTCACACGTGGTATAATTAAATAATGTTCATTAACTAATTCCACCTGGATAACCACTGAAGTGATATAGAGTACATTAACAGCTTTTATCATTGATCAGTAAGTGAAGAGTTCCATCAAAAATAAGTCTGAAGGCTGCAGCATAAATGTTCCAGTTGCATTTCATTTACCAGACTATGCAGAAAGGCCAGGCTGTAGCTAGTGGGCATATGATTTATTATTCATAAAGTATCCAAAATTATACTCACGCCTAGCTATGGGAGATATATTTGCCCCTGGGCTATCCAAAATACATAATAACTAAGAGAAAGTCTTGTCACAAAGATAAACGGGCTGGAGAGATAAAGTTGCAAAGATTTGGCAATTATGCTTGAGATGTAAAGCTTCCTTATTCAAAGCCAAAATACTGGCCCACAATTCTCATTGAATTATGTCAACAAAATTAATCTTGGCCCAGCTATACTTAGTATCCTTCCCCACTCTGAGGAACATTGCTCTATTATAAACAGTGGGCAACCACATCCCACAAAAAGGTAAAAGGAGAACAATCAGGTACTTTCTTCAACCTATTATGGCATGTACAGTACAAAAAgggaaacaattagaattttcaAGGCATGATGACGACAGCTCAGATTTTCTTCAAAGATCATGTACAAAGGTACATTATataatattttacaagaaaaCGTGAATGTTGGACCCGTTTTTACTTGAGGTTTTGGTGCTGTTTTAAAACATATGGGTATGTCAGGCTATTGctagagttagaaacatagaagtctgacggcagaaaaagacctcatggtccatctagtctgcccttatactattttctgtattttatcttaggatggatatatgtttatcccaggcatgtttaaattcagttactgtggatttatctaccacgtctgctggaagtttgttccaaggatctactactctttcagtaaaataatattttctcatgttgcttttgatctttcccccaactaacttcagattgtgtccccttgttcttgtgttcactttcctattaaaaacacttccctcctggaccttatttaaccctttaatatatttaaatgttttgatcctgtcccccccttttccttctgtcctccagactatacagattgagttcattaagtctttcctgatacgttttatgcttaagaccttccaccattcttgtagcccatctttggacccgttcaattttgtcaatatctttttgtaggtgaagtctccagaactgaacacagtattccaaatgtggtctcaccagcattctatatagcgggatcataatctccctcttcctgcttgttatacctctagctatgcagttgTTTTGATAAACATTCTATCCTTTAAGAATTAAAATCAGCAAACACCTTCTTACCTGAATAAAGAACAATTTGGGTTTTCCAATTAGGCTTTGGCATTTGTCTCCTCTGAAAAGTATCGTCAAATCCTTGATTGCCATGAATGCATCTGTGCCATAGATACGGCCTTCATCTCCATGGCTTAATAAGATGCAGGAAAAACAAGCAGCATCACTGTGATCTTCATTGGCAACTATAAATCAACCATATATTCCAttaaatagaaatagcacttatatattgcttcacagtactttacagccatctccaagaggtttacagagtcagcataatgcTGCCAACAATCTGGCCCCCcagtttaccaaccttggaaggcaggcaggctcagtcaacattgagcctggtgagattcgaactggcagtaagcagaaatagcctgcagtactgcattctaaccactgcgccgccACAGCTCAAAAGAACATGTCACTCAGCTCTACTTAGCAATAACTAAAAAGGGCATTTCTCTGTGTATAAAAACAGGCCCATAAATAatcttaaaacaataaataatcttAAAACATTACAAGTGCTGAAACTGGTATACAATTTGAGGATCCTAAAGCTCCAGAAAAGGAAGTTGATATGTGATTTATTACTGTTTTCCTCATTCGGTGCCAATGTGCTGTAATTTTTGGAATTTCCAGACACCTGGTTATGCATTTTTAATAGTTATCCCAATGTATCAGGTTGGCATTAACTTAGAAAAAAAGTTTTCCAAATTGTTTTTTAAGCTAATAATTAAGAgtccaagttaaaaaaaaaaatcagtacctTCACCAAGAATTTCCCTCATTTTCTTACAGCTGAGATCATTATAGATGGAAACCTCAAAACCAATGTCCCGAAAACATTTCTGTAAGTCACCAGCATCTTTGTCGGTACCATTTCGTATAAACATCCCTGAGCCAAAACAAATGAAAGTCACAACTGGCTATGTGAAATAATATGTATTTTATACAAGCAATTTTATAACATATAGCTCTGAATAGATTGCACATAATACTTTGTCTAATATTTGCTGAAATCCAAATTATGCTATTTTTACTTTTCTATAGTGGCAGGAAACTGTAGTGAAAGGGATGAGCTAGTAACTAGAATTATGCATGCATGTTGTGACTAATCATGGACATAATTAAAATAGGTAAATAAGAATTACTTTAAAATACaatgaaagaaacagaagaaCAAAACCCTCCATTAAAAGATAGAAGCAAACTACGAAATATATAATCAAAATGCAAAAAATCCTCCAAAACAGCTTCTtggtatttaaaaataatttttcaaaaccaaaaacatttgtaaataaaaaagtTTTAATTATGGCTAGCATGGCTAGACTACAATCAGCATCTACTTGATTCTTAGaagattacaaaaaaaaatgtaCAGGTATCAATGGCATCTCTACCCCCATCCCAAATAATTTGTCACAGCTCTATTTAACAGCCTGGTGGAATCAGAATACCGGTAATCATTCTAAAAGGCACAATGAACAGAATGGATCACAAGTTGAATTTAAACTATCCCcccataaaaaacaacaacaaccaacaaccGTAGACAAGCTTGGTTGTTTATATTTCTACATTTATGTGTACTTAGATTTAACAGAGATTTGGTTTTTGATAGATATAACTTCCCCTAATCTGCAAAAGTGAGatttactgtatttgttttcattAAAAAAGCCCTCTACGCTCCAATACAAATATCCTTGGTTAACAACCACAACAAACTAATAAGCAAATGAAATCACAATGAACTAAACAAAGTAAAGGTCTGAGGATCCTGTACTGCACAGAGCATGGCCACCTGCAGCATCTGGCTGCAGATTTGTTTTGggtacaattcaagatgttgttcCCATAAAGGCCAATATGGATTGGGACCAGGTTATCACAAGGACTCTGTCTCTACCCACGTGCATCCACAGCGAGGAGGCAAAGAATGTTGCAAGGAGGTACATCTGGTGGGACTCAGAAGAAGAATCTTTTCTGTGGTGGTAACCTCCCTTTGAAACACTatgccaatgatggtgaaccttttttttcattgggtgctgaaagaacttgggtgcatgctattgcgcatgcgtgagtgcccacacccataattcaatgcctggggagggtgaaaacagcttctctcgcaGGGCCCGGtgaacctctggaggccagaaacagcctgattcccaacttctggtgggcccaataggctcatattttgcagtccccaggctccaaaggcttccctggaaccaggggagagtaaaaacgtccttccccatccctccggaggttTTCTGAACACCAAAAatgccccccagagcctctgtatgagccaaaaatcagctggctggcacacacatgcatgttggacctgagctagggcaacagctcgcgtgccagcagatatggctcggcatgccacctgtggcacccatgccataggttcgccatcactgcactatacccTTGGAGATTAGATGGGTTCCTACTTTGACATTCTTTTCCAAGGACTTGAAAACCTGATTTTGCGAACCTGTTCAGGCAACTTAGAATGAGGTCAAGTGGCTTGTTTTCTTATATACTCACTCTTAGTAtatgagcttttattttttgtaaGACTTCCAGCGTCATTGAAAGAGAATGGCTGGCCATATAAATTCTCtaaataaatcaaaatttaaaaataaatctattgCCTTCACTACATATCCATACCTGCCTTGCATAGCACTGTGGCAGCCACTATGTAGCCTTCTGCACCTGGAAGCAGTTCCACCCAGCAGAAATCTATCTGCCTGCCGGACTACTTGCAAGCACTGTCAGTGGTAATGCTGGCAGGAAGTCACCAGTACAAGGTTGTTATTTCCTGCCAGCATTACTACTGATGCTGCTTGCTTATTGAAAGCAGCCATAAGTCACAAGTCCTTGCGTAATGAGACACAATTCTAAATAACAGAAAGAGGACTGCTGTTGTTAAACTACGTGGTTACGTGACATCACATCTTACTATTGCATTGTGCGGCAAATAGAAATTAGTTCCAACTACTGCCATTAAATAAGGTCCACTTATAGATTATTTTAACCTGTGTCAGGTTTGTACTAACAGTGTTGGctaacctatggcatatgtgccatagatgtcacacagagccctctctttgAGCACGCATGccatcaccagctgctcttcCACTTTCCgtcatgtgcatgcacaccggccagctggtcttcacgcaAAAAACAGCTGGTGTCGGAGCAGCTGTCCGGTGTGCATGTGTGCGatagaacccagaagagcagctaCCCGccacgcacatgcacactggccagctgatctgTTCCGatgctccagcatgcatgtgttcCAGTTTTGGCACTCAGTGCCGCAAAGGTTAGCTCTCACTGCACTAAAAGCAGATGTTAATTAATATCATCACATAGTGATATTACCACTTATTAAAAGTATTCAATTTAAAAGGTTATTACTGTATAAGAAATTAACGCACGGATATAAGAATAAAGGTGTACCTGTTTCTTTTGCAAAGTTCTTATTGTTTATAATAATGCATTTACCAAGCTTCTTATAGGCTATATTATATTGGAATGTAGGGATAATAATCCGATATTGGTTACCAGGAGAATCCTCTGGTTTATCTTCCCATTCATTCTTCTTTTTTCTGTAGAAATGCAATTAAATGTTATTGTGAAAAGAAGAAATGATCTCCAAACAATCCGATAATTACCCATCTGCTTAGTGAAATTAAAACACACATTATTAAAATGGCTTGTAAACCTATGAGTGCATTACTCACAATGTAGTGAGGTCCAATGATGGCTTCTTGAGAAAATCCAAAGCCTCTTTCAGAGGTAAAGGACCAATCCCTTCATTCAAGAATTATGCATCACTAAAACCATTCACACAACATTTCCAGGCCATTTTATcaatcagaaagaaaaaaataattttaaaaatcgtgGGCTATTCACAAaggaaacctccagtgatgggatTAAAATTTATATCCTCCCCTCACCCAATTCTAAGCACAGGACCTTTTAGGACATAATTACCTTTTAGGATGGATTAATCTACCATTATTAGAATAAGAAAGACACCAGGCTCATTACATTGCACAATCCCTGCAGCATTTCAGAAACTCTATAACAATCCTGAAAGTCAAAGTCACTCTGTCCTGCATCTGGAAGGGTGTGGTTGGgaagcatctccagttgggacggtgccgtgattggaccatgtgatggacatgtggttGCTGGAGAGGGGACTTGGACTTTTCTTTGGTAGGGAAaatctggaagctttcagattttcccagatgtgccaatatgacctccctaattaaaatggaatttggggggcagggggggggagaagggccACAGATTTAAAGAGTACATGGCTGAGCTTACAGTCCTGAAGGACCCACTTCCTCAGGCTCAACATATTCAAACCACCGATATACACTTATATACGGGTTCAGAGAAGAACAGGTAATGAAGATTATCAGAAAACTGGAGAATAAGTCCTATATAACTATACAGTAGcaactctacctaagaacgcctctacttaagaacttttctagataagaactgggtgttcaagatttttttgcctcttctcaagaacaattttccacttacaaacccgagcctccgaaactggcagggagaagcctccgtggggactctgtaggaatctcctgagaggaaacagggccggaaaaggcagggagaaacctccgtggggtctctctaagactctcttgggagaaaacaaggcctccaccctccctgtggtttccccaatcgcacacattatttgcttttacattgaatcccaatggggaaaaaatgcttcttcttacaaatttttctacttaaaaacctggtcacagaacaaattaaattcttaagtagaggtaccactgtgtaataTTTCCCCCCTAGATCCCACAGATAACGTCTACAGTAATtatcaattaataaaataaatgttcatcATAATTTTTGCTAATTTGTTATCTTTGAAGGTTAACCCTGCATTGACTAAGGGAGATTTTATTCCTTTAACTTAACTATATTTTATCCTCATTTTGTTCCTTATGTATACTTTTTAACAGTATTTGTGTTTTCACCATAAAATGTATATGCTTTAACAATACTGTACTTGTTTCATCACCATTATAAAATGAGTGTACAATGGAATTATAACACATGGAGACATATTTCAATTGAGTGATAGGAAAAAAGAGCAACAATTCAACAGTATAACCAATTGCCAAGACAggtaataaatatttttcattaaTGGGCTAAGTGGAAGAAGCTAGATAACTACTTGCCAAAGATGTTTTAAGTTTCATTTCTTAATTACCTATTTGGACCTTTTTAACTCAAGATTTCTAGGATAGAGCTAGGTTTCCCGGTTAGTCCTTTGTCAAAGGACATCCAGTAATACAAACAAAATCCCACCCAATAAGCAGACATCATCATTTTGACATTTATTCCgataatcaatatttttttaatctcagGAACATTTGAAGTTACATTTTATCTAAGAGGTGTCATTAAGAATTCACGGACTAGTTGTCAAAGATCAACTTGTTTCCATATTTTCTTCATCTATTTTAAATAACAGTATGTTTAGGACCATGTATATCCCGACTTAGATTACCGGAAATCACCCAAATTTTATGAATGTTTGGCAGGACATTAAGGAAGTAAATTTGCAATGTACATGTCACACATTTTGGAATTCCCTACATTGACAAAGCAAATGATTAACTGCCTTGATAATACTGCCGTACTGATCTCTGAAATTGTCATCAAAATTACAATTTTTCACTTAATAAGAATAGGTTTTATCTACTTTACAGCTTTATTTTGATTATCGAGGCTTGATACAAATAACACAAATTAATATCAGACATAGCCTGACTACTGCTTTATTTTACACGTTCGTTTCTTTAATTTTCTAACAAATGTATGATTCTACACTTTACCCTTTTATTGTCACTATAAGATGATTtttcaaattttaatttaatatttaacattagaCAGTTAAATATCTAACATcagatagatgttagatatttCCTCTCCCATCGAGTgaataggaaaaagaaagaacggTACCTTGGTTCTTCATCAAGTGGTACACTACTCTGCATCTGAAAAATACGTCCACCTTATGCTGAGCGATAGTTATCTTTTCTAATAACGCAAAAGCATCTCATCATGCTCACACAACAGCAGAAAACTGAAGCAAACTGCAATGTGTTCACAGACTCAACAATTTGTCTGTGTCAGCAATAGGTCACGCTGGACTTTTCTATAAGGCTATTGAAAGGGCCGTTACTATGACCTAGCGCGTAGCTGAGGTCATGTAAGCCTCTTCTGCACCAGTTGAAAGGCAGAAAAGATGTACTTGCATCAATGCTCTTTTATTATTGCACTGTTGTTAGAATGGGAGAATGCATACAAAAGGCAGGTACACCATACTGTACATTCAAGCAGGATGATATATCTTTTAAAGCCAAGatccaatttaaaatatttatcctCACAATTTACTAATTCAAAGGGGGAGAGGAAAACGTTTCCAGTACATTTAAAGCAGTACTATAGAATTTCTTTATTACATTTTCATATTTATTAACCACTGGTGGTGTACAATacaaccaataaataaaacaacatataaaagataTCATTAGGtatcattaaaattaaattagatttaaaTTTTCAAAATTATAGAATGACAAATATCAAAATGGGGAGGCGGAAATTATAAGATGGCCATTTAGAGTTCTCAAGGGACTTACTTCTAAGAGTTACTTGTAGGTTCATTGATTTATGCCCTTGTTAAATATATGTTATGTCCTTCTGTCATATAAAAATGTTATActcattacatttttttttacatatctcCAACTGTTTGGTTACAAATCTCTATTGAAAAACAATTAAACTAATTAACTACTAGGAGAGCATCAGTTTGATGGAAAGGGGTAAAATAAAACTAATATAAATTAAGTATAGAGAAAATAAACATTCTAGAAAAATAATATGGTGGTGTAAATATCATAGGGTGCAACAAGTATTGCACAAGTATTTTCCACAATACCCGAAGTAAGAAAAtggtaaaacaaacataaaatgtaaAGAATTAACTCACAAAACTAGATAAGCATTAATGAAgatgaaataatttaatttttgaatgtTTTTGAATCTTTAGTTTAAAcgttttgtgtgcatgtgtacaaacacacacagacacccctACTTTTTGATATATACAAATGCTTCAATCATGTAGTGTAACaaatataaatgtgaaaaaccttttaaaaatagtCTGTTTTTATTAACTTGCTTCACAAGTATCTGAAAACAAATGTTTTGCCTGCACTGAGGCAAACTGCTTCACTTCATTTAGATCTGTTATATTTTCAAATAAACTATTTTATAtgcaaattaaaatgaaaataatgataaaaaatagaaaacattAGGGAAAAGGATACATAGAAGCTCCTTTCAAAAAGGGTTTATCctaatttttcttatttatttttataactatttttataagtattatcattttatttcttatatttttatccTGCTATTATAACTGTTACTTGATAAGTAATTCAAGTCAGTGAACATATAatactccttccttctattttttccacaactacaatcctgtgaggtgactTGGATGGAACGTAACCAGTTACCCAGTCGACTTTCATGTCTAAAGCAAAACTAGAAGtcagtctcctggtttcctaCCAAATATGACTTTTGAACGGAattatgcatatacagtattttgtatctatttcaaaatagaaaaaatatgtatgatataGGGACTTAGAGAACTGACACACAAAAATATGATGTACGTATAAACTGGTCATAAACTTATTTGAACATTTGTCATATCCCTTTACCATATGTCATCagctgagattctagaaaaacatATTAGTACATTGCACAGTTGATAGAATAAAAAACTGTGATACTCTTTTTATATCTGTATAAAACTATCTGAAGATTCTTACTAAAAAATTACATTGGCCTGCCACCTTGTGGTTAAACCATgcacttttaaaaaatccctttaaaaaccctgctgttctgttcgggtctgtgagacccgaaatcaaggtttgagaccctgtaaaaaattttccctgcatatctgaaacttgaaatttcatgacttttcatcatttcaggggttctctctatgagaatttttttgggggggtgggaggtttctttcttgctgaaaaaaaaaacctccctaatgttatgttcccgggtcaccctgacccggaccgaaaactcttcatttgcagtgcttatgtttggtctttttgaaagcttttttcacttggaaagtagtctgaacatttcttcacacaatggaatgaaaattgaactgaaaaaattaatccttattggtttattttgcccataaatgtgcctccccccccgtttttgtgaaagttttttcaatttatggatagttttgcttgcaaaatgcagtctattttactggagttggtgtgggaatggtaccttgaacatttctgaatataagaaaaatataaaggaactgaaaaaaatgattcttactggttttttaacatcagaaataaggcctccctccccccctcggctgcttgcaaccattttcactttatatttacgcaggcttcaaatccaaaatatttttaatatcttaggcattcatttactcaatttaacaatgctgatcatcaaaaaaatatttgtgggggtggggaaatttttttttttctgggcaaaaaaaaagtcacgtttagtctgttcgggtcatatagacccggaccaaaatgattttttttaggtacttgaatttggtatttttgaaaactttttcaactggaaaactagtttgaacatttatgaacataatgatatgaaaattgaactggaaaaattgagacttatatttttattttgatcaaaaagcccctccccccatcctttctgaatttcgtgtcaatttctattttttaaggctacaaatccctaaggaattttcccccaaaaggtttgatatactaaattgaacatttctgaatataagaaaaatataaatgaactgaaaaaaatggttcttattggtttatttttgccacaaaaaggacaacccccccggccttgctgtgtgccattattgtcactgttcatacatatttgtctagaaatatttggaatatccttttgaaaatcaaccacattgtagccagataactaattttatgaaagaaatccattttactaaaaaaaagtatgtaaatttgaaattaacagcataaattttatataaattgaaataactttatatgcaaaataaaccaatatgcatcaatttttccacttcaattttcatatcattatgttcagaaatgttcaagctacaaatcccacaccaactttagcaaaattgaatgtattctgctagcaaaactatccataaagtgaagactatgtcacagaaacggggggggggaggcacatttatgtgcaaaataaaccaataaggattaattttctcagttcaattttcatatcattgtgtgcagaaatgttcaagctaccaatcccacaccaactttagtaaaatagaatggattttgcaagcaaaactatccataaattgaaaaaactttcacaaaaacggggggggaggcacatttatgtgcaaaataaaccaataaggattaattttttcagttcaattttcattccattgtgtgcagaaatgttcaaacatgtttccaggtgaaaaaagctttcaaaaagaccaaacataagcactgcaaatgaagagttttc
This genomic stretch from Erythrolamprus reginae isolate rEryReg1 chromosome 5, rEryReg1.hap1, whole genome shotgun sequence harbors:
- the CASP7 gene encoding caspase-7, whose protein sequence is MSEDTEHNYADAVDAKPSRTDRLSIFTKKKKNEWEDKPEDSPGNQYRIIIPTFQYNIAYKKLGKCIIINNKNFAKETGMFIRNGTDKDAGDLQKCFRDIGFEVSIYNDLSCKKMREILGEVANEDHSDAACFSCILLSHGDEGRIYGTDAFMAIKDLTILFRGDKCQSLIGKPKLFFIQACRGSEFDDGIQTDSGSSNDNLEMDANPRYKIPVEADFLYAYSTVPGYYSWRNPGKGSWFVQSLCSVLNEYGKNLEILQILTLVNYRVARNYESQSDDPRFCRKKQVPCVVSMLTKELYFCKLVPPAQQI